From one Formosa sediminum genomic stretch:
- a CDS encoding ankyrin repeat domain-containing protein, with protein sequence MVKENIYQTDHTKTPEIFELIKNHQNSDAIKHLDNHPEEINLKGWMDHTPLHKAAECGNFEITKYLIENGAKINAERSGVYATPLCWAKTLEIAILLLDSGATMNDRELDMATRDDRTEIIDELLTRGAKINIEEPQFLNCHSIKTLDIYLKHNTDISLKDKNNSSILHSKAWSDNVEVFEHAFKNGAKWHKDSSSRTPYVLAQQGARKKIIEHLQTNYPELTSHQITKIQKPESLSFEQIYFLSEHPIEDDEIIALTKSSTVIRYKHQKNQFIAINAISIDLPTIRNFTFDESNNIIIPTTDNKLLKIDSKTFELMESIDFNEGRLDQITFLPKKKIYLSSDGWTSYILDLKFKLLEKHSMDDGVFFPLINKNEDLVSTYCYDQETYHSIYTLSGENELNYIHTFFIEWNNSSEGFGFNSSGNKFAVSFPKALSLCEMQGEEVTTIWTVDISKFKSEHDLSDLVFINDDFIALAKGKKIILYSSTGEIENETGLNLISEIRGVKLIKNKSSMIIRTHSEIISVDIEEIKKGITKYKSNGGDSANLNTSANNKQQSWWKRLWS encoded by the coding sequence ATGGTGAAAGAAAACATTTATCAAACTGACCATACTAAAACTCCTGAGATTTTTGAACTTATCAAGAATCATCAAAACTCGGATGCTATCAAACATCTGGACAATCACCCTGAAGAAATAAATTTAAAGGGATGGATGGATCATACCCCTCTTCACAAAGCTGCTGAATGTGGCAATTTTGAGATAACAAAATATCTAATTGAAAACGGTGCTAAGATCAACGCTGAAAGAAGCGGTGTTTATGCTACTCCTTTGTGCTGGGCTAAAACACTTGAGATTGCAATTCTACTCTTGGATTCTGGAGCTACAATGAATGACAGAGAATTGGATATGGCTACAAGAGATGATAGAACAGAGATTATTGATGAACTATTGACAAGAGGTGCCAAGATAAACATAGAAGAACCCCAATTTTTGAATTGCCATTCTATAAAAACGCTTGATATTTACCTGAAACATAATACCGATATATCTCTAAAAGATAAAAACAACAGTTCAATACTACACAGTAAAGCATGGTCTGATAATGTGGAAGTTTTTGAACATGCCTTTAAAAACGGAGCAAAATGGCATAAAGATAGCAGTAGTCGTACTCCATATGTTTTAGCTCAACAAGGGGCTAGAAAAAAAATCATTGAACACCTACAGACAAATTATCCAGAACTAACTTCGCATCAAATAACAAAAATTCAAAAACCAGAATCACTATCATTTGAGCAAATATATTTTCTCTCTGAACACCCAATTGAAGATGATGAAATAATCGCTTTAACTAAATCATCAACGGTTATAAGGTACAAACATCAAAAAAATCAATTTATAGCGATTAATGCAATAAGTATCGATTTACCTACTATTCGGAATTTCACGTTTGATGAGTCAAATAATATAATCATTCCAACTACAGACAATAAACTTCTAAAAATTGATTCAAAAACATTCGAATTGATGGAATCAATTGATTTCAATGAAGGGAGGTTAGACCAAATTACATTCCTACCTAAGAAGAAAATATATTTATCCAGCGATGGATGGACGAGCTATATTCTGGACTTGAAATTTAAGCTACTTGAAAAACATTCTATGGATGATGGAGTGTTTTTTCCACTAATCAATAAGAATGAAGATCTAGTGTCTACTTATTGTTATGATCAAGAAACATATCACAGCATTTATACGCTTTCAGGAGAGAATGAATTGAATTATATACATACGTTCTTTATTGAATGGAATAATTCATCAGAAGGCTTTGGGTTTAATTCATCAGGAAACAAATTTGCTGTCTCATTTCCAAAAGCGTTATCGCTCTGTGAAATGCAAGGGGAAGAAGTTACTACTATCTGGACAGTTGATATATCCAAGTTTAAATCGGAACATGACCTTAGTGATTTAGTGTTTATCAATGATGATTTCATTGCTCTAGCCAAGGGAAAGAAAATAATTCTCTACTCATCAACTGGAGAAATAGAAAACGAAACAGGTTTAAACTTAATATCGGAAATTCGGGGTGTTAAGCTAATTAAAAACAAAAGCTCAATGATTATTAGAACGCATTCAGAGATAATCTCCGTGGATATTGAGGAAATAAAAAAGGGCATAACAAAGTATAAAAGTAATGGCGGAGATAGTGCCAATTTAAATACTAGTGCAAATAACAAACAACAATCTTGGTGGAAAAGACTGTGGTCATAA
- a CDS encoding DUF6933 domain-containing protein: protein MIKTNIFTTRKLEKTTNEFISSEVSIENEFLGNWTATLFYVSNKKCWLIINKLTKYLVIIPNVKKSDLKNISTIFKKTLYFQLNNDGIKTDYTLVDKIIGEINLCETNNDRSTSGSLNNCLFQMDDWKKDYGTYDNMPFRDLNNKLNSSPNKMLNWKYPKEKMDEMIKAYAQHRI, encoded by the coding sequence ATGATTAAGACAAACATTTTTACAACTAGAAAACTTGAAAAAACAACTAATGAATTCATTTCTAGTGAGGTTAGTATAGAAAATGAATTTTTAGGTAATTGGACTGCTACTCTATTTTATGTGAGTAATAAAAAATGCTGGTTAATCATAAATAAGTTAACGAAATATCTTGTGATTATACCAAATGTAAAAAAATCTGATTTGAAAAATATATCCACTATTTTTAAGAAAACTCTGTATTTTCAGTTGAATAATGATGGAATTAAAACAGATTACACATTGGTCGATAAAATAATTGGCGAAATTAATTTGTGCGAAACAAATAATGACCGAAGTACGAGTGGCTCTTTGAATAACTGTTTATTTCAAATGGACGATTGGAAAAAAGACTATGGAACTTATGATAATATGCCATTTAGAGATTTAAACAATAAACTGAATAGTTCACCTAATAAAATGTTGAACTGGAAATATCCAAAAGAGAAAATGGACGAAATGATAAAAGCCTACGCACAACACCGTATATAA
- a CDS encoding WapI family immunity protein: MIFKGINNQTVEFRITNYQFPEITDCEYDSNWLLVYLKIKSDCGNWETVDPSLLVRDLKDIIEWFEQLSNDIETDTDSLVFMEPNLEFELTKKFADKKRIRITFDLESRNPNAKDDEEFYVDCEFNNEELKQIASELKNEAELYPERALTNRKKSYIDVFKNFGKSLFN, from the coding sequence ATGATATTTAAAGGAATAAATAACCAAACAGTTGAATTTAGGATAACGAATTATCAGTTTCCTGAAATAACTGATTGTGAATATGATTCAAATTGGTTGTTGGTTTATTTAAAAATAAAAAGTGATTGTGGAAATTGGGAAACTGTTGACCCTTCGCTTTTGGTTAGAGATTTAAAAGACATTATTGAATGGTTTGAGCAACTTTCGAATGACATAGAAACAGATACTGATTCACTTGTGTTTATGGAACCAAATTTGGAATTTGAACTAACTAAAAAATTTGCGGATAAAAAACGGATAAGAATAACGTTTGATTTAGAATCTCGCAATCCGAATGCCAAAGATGACGAAGAATTTTATGTGGATTGTGAATTTAATAATGAGGAATTAAAACAAATTGCATCAGAATTGAAAAACGAAGCGGAATTATATCCAGAACGAGCCTTAACGAATAGAAAAAAATCATATATTGATGTGTTTAAAAATTTTGGTAAATCTTTATTCAATTGA
- a CDS encoding YbbC/YhhH family protein — MKLGIILLLGILFSAGIQAQESDRWIGDKEYAEKQLELALENKPDRTKMNIKLITKEENAIKYAELILFERYGKEQIEFEKPYQVYLIDDYWVIFGTLPKNYRGGVFKLVFDSWNGKVLRLSHGK, encoded by the coding sequence ATGAAACTAGGAATAATATTATTACTTGGAATATTGTTTTCTGCAGGTATTCAAGCGCAAGAGTCTGATAGATGGATTGGAGATAAAGAATACGCTGAAAAACAACTTGAATTGGCCTTGGAAAATAAGCCTGACCGGACAAAAATGAATATCAAGTTGATTACTAAAGAAGAAAACGCAATTAAATATGCTGAATTGATATTGTTCGAGCGCTATGGAAAAGAACAAATAGAGTTTGAGAAACCTTACCAAGTATATCTGATTGATGACTATTGGGTTATTTTTGGAACACTTCCGAAAAATTATAGAGGAGGAGTTTTTAAACTGGTTTTTGACTCTTGGAATGGAAAGGTATTGAGGTTATCACACGGAAAATAA
- a CDS encoding ADP-ribosyltransferase: MITKKKIERKIFNSFSELLINRWIENHIVKTDFKYFDLKTDKTIPLWTDVHNQYFTNILEKKDNLKATEEEINIIDSFDNYQGEIFRHINKKLRGIGSYTAGFDNKLNKHICHLNKTINSFDVSENIIVARRSKSFLFNGKKKLSIIKDYGFLSTSINISHRKDSDGNNSDFEKDALLILKVPKFSKAIYCEKAQKESKRRTEFELLIQKGSTILIEKNYKILSNRLIFGSIQQAD; encoded by the coding sequence ATGATAACGAAGAAAAAGATTGAACGAAAAATATTTAATTCCTTCTCTGAGTTATTAATTAACAGATGGATTGAAAATCATATCGTAAAAACTGATTTTAAATATTTCGATTTAAAAACTGACAAAACAATACCTTTGTGGACAGATGTTCACAATCAATATTTTACTAATATTTTAGAAAAAAAAGATAATTTAAAAGCTACAGAAGAAGAAATTAATATAATAGATAGTTTTGATAATTATCAAGGTGAAATATTTAGACACATAAATAAAAAATTAAGAGGAATAGGTTCTTATACCGCAGGATTTGACAATAAATTAAATAAACATATTTGTCATTTAAATAAGACTATCAACTCTTTTGATGTATCAGAAAACATAATAGTAGCGAGAAGGTCAAAATCATTTTTATTTAACGGAAAGAAAAAACTTAGTATTATTAAAGACTATGGGTTTTTAAGTACATCTATAAATATATCGCACAGAAAAGACTCAGATGGCAATAATAGTGATTTCGAAAAAGATGCTTTATTGATTTTAAAAGTACCTAAATTTTCAAAAGCTATTTATTGTGAAAAGGCACAAAAGGAATCAAAACGTAGAACTGAATTCGAGTTATTAATCCAAAAGGGGAGCACAATTTTAATTGAGAAAAATTATAAAATTTTATCAAACCGATTAATATTTGGCTCAATTCAACAAGCTGATTAA
- a CDS encoding RES domain-containing protein translates to MKEQPKFPELPSVEEIKKLIAEYETADLEKVSFNKLSVELRKLKWIPILTAKLNKGYHIERARINKPDEIFYSETDISYRNDYENIKSYGRANMKHQSLFYGAIESDVIKHPRLINLLETSQIFRNLDKVKVDNADFVMTVGKWRIKEDIEVAEMVFNQDSIKNSKDVEKSFKFHQENLAKEHPENLEQFRLILDFFSNQFAKKDIEKNTDYMISAAFADFVINWKGLPGLKYPSVKSDYVGHNIVLTPAAVEQFLELEIAAMFRITKNGENSLISPIKHAKEFGPLNSNFKWFDYEPKQIEIE, encoded by the coding sequence ATGAAAGAACAACCGAAATTTCCAGAGCTACCAAGCGTAGAAGAGATTAAAAAACTAATAGCTGAATATGAAACGGCTGATTTGGAAAAAGTTTCTTTCAATAAATTATCTGTTGAGTTAAGAAAACTTAAATGGATTCCAATTCTGACAGCGAAACTTAATAAAGGTTATCATATTGAGCGAGCAAGAATAAACAAACCTGACGAAATATTTTACTCGGAAACTGATATTTCATACAGAAACGATTATGAAAATATCAAATCTTATGGTCGAGCTAATATGAAACATCAATCACTTTTTTATGGTGCGATTGAGTCAGATGTTATCAAGCATCCAAGATTGATTAATTTGCTCGAAACAAGTCAAATATTTAGAAATTTGGATAAGGTAAAAGTTGATAACGCTGATTTTGTAATGACAGTTGGGAAATGGAGAATAAAAGAAGACATAGAAGTTGCAGAAATGGTCTTTAACCAAGACTCAATAAAAAACTCAAAAGATGTAGAAAAATCGTTTAAATTTCATCAAGAAAATTTAGCTAAAGAACATCCGGAAAATTTGGAACAATTTCGTTTGATATTGGATTTTTTTTCAAACCAATTCGCAAAAAAAGACATAGAAAAAAATACAGACTATATGATTTCAGCAGCATTTGCTGATTTCGTGATAAATTGGAAAGGATTACCTGGGTTAAAATATCCGAGCGTAAAAAGTGATTATGTTGGACATAATATAGTTCTAACACCAGCAGCAGTTGAACAGTTTTTGGAATTAGAAATTGCTGCTATGTTTAGAATTACAAAAAATGGAGAAAACTCACTTATATCGCCGATTAAACACGCAAAAGAATTTGGACCGTTAAACTCAAATTTTAAATGGTTTGATTACGAACCAAAACAAATTGAAATTGAATAA